A window from Leifsonia shinshuensis encodes these proteins:
- a CDS encoding cysteine desulfurase family protein, whose product MPVYLDHAATTPMRPEAIAAYTEAMGVVGNPSSIHSQGQQARRMLEEARERVAETLGADPIEVVFTSGGTEAINLAVKGMFWARNDGVSRPRILVPGGEHHATVDTVEWLERAEGAQASWLTLDADGRIVVPGHVPADAALLTFLSVNNEVGTVQPVEALAAVARDAGVPVHVDAVAAYGHLPIDFAGMGVDALSVSAHKIGGPVGIGALVLSRTSTVVPLIHGGGQQRQVRSGTQDVAAAVAFAVAAQAAAAELSVETARVSALRDRLIRGVRAAVPEAVLSGPEPGPERVAGNAHFVFPGAQGDSLLFLLDMAGVSVSTGSACQAGIPEPSHVLLAMGRGEDEARGALRFTLGRTSTEADVDALLAALPAAYEQASRAGLAERAPRLGR is encoded by the coding sequence GTGCCGGTCTACCTGGACCACGCCGCCACCACGCCGATGCGCCCGGAGGCGATCGCCGCCTACACCGAGGCCATGGGCGTCGTCGGCAACCCCTCCAGCATCCACAGCCAGGGGCAGCAGGCGCGGCGGATGCTCGAGGAGGCGCGCGAGCGGGTCGCGGAGACGCTCGGGGCCGACCCGATCGAGGTCGTCTTCACCTCGGGCGGCACCGAGGCGATCAACCTCGCGGTCAAGGGGATGTTCTGGGCGCGCAACGACGGCGTGTCGCGCCCGCGCATCCTCGTCCCGGGCGGCGAGCACCACGCCACAGTGGACACGGTGGAGTGGCTGGAGCGCGCGGAAGGGGCGCAGGCGTCCTGGCTGACGCTCGACGCGGACGGGCGCATCGTCGTGCCGGGTCACGTGCCGGCGGACGCGGCGCTGCTGACGTTCCTCTCGGTCAACAACGAGGTCGGGACGGTTCAGCCCGTCGAGGCGCTCGCCGCGGTGGCGCGGGATGCGGGCGTCCCGGTGCACGTCGACGCGGTCGCCGCCTACGGGCACCTGCCGATCGACTTCGCGGGCATGGGGGTGGATGCGCTGAGCGTCTCGGCCCACAAGATCGGCGGACCGGTCGGTATCGGCGCGCTCGTGCTGAGCCGTACATCCACCGTGGTTCCGCTCATCCACGGCGGCGGGCAGCAGCGCCAGGTGCGCAGCGGGACGCAGGACGTGGCGGCCGCGGTGGCGTTCGCCGTCGCGGCGCAGGCGGCGGCCGCGGAGCTGTCCGTCGAGACCGCGCGGGTGTCCGCGTTGCGCGACCGGCTGATCCGCGGCGTGCGCGCAGCGGTGCCGGAAGCGGTGCTGTCCGGGCCGGAGCCGGGGCCGGAACGTGTGGCGGGGAACGCGCACTTCGTGTTCCCGGGCGCGCAGGGCGATTCGCTGCTGTTCCTGCTCGACATGGCGGGTGTTTCGGTCTCCACGGGGTCGGCCTGCCAGGCGGGCATCCCGGAGCCGTCGCACGTGCTGCTCGCGATGGGCCGCGGCGAGGACGAGGCGCGCGGGGCACTGCGGTTCACGCTGGGCCGGACCTCCACCGAGGCCGACGTGGATGCGCTGCTCGCGGCGCTCCCCGCCGCCTACGAGCAAGCGTCGCGCGCCGGCCTCGCCGAGCGCGCGCCGCGCCTGGGGCGCTAG
- the ybaK gene encoding Cys-tRNA(Pro) deacylase translates to MARPKAAAGTPATVALTAAGIPFTAHPYEHDPAAPSFGLEAAEALGVEPDRVFKTLLADTDLGLVVGVVPVTGMLDLKALAASVGAKRASMADPAVAERRTGYVVGGISPIGQKTRHVTVVDETAQLFDTVFVSGGKRGFDIELAPADLLAATGAAYAPIAK, encoded by the coding sequence ATGGCGCGGCCGAAAGCGGCGGCGGGAACCCCGGCGACGGTCGCGCTGACCGCGGCGGGCATCCCGTTCACCGCGCATCCGTACGAGCACGACCCGGCGGCGCCGTCATTCGGCCTGGAGGCCGCCGAGGCGCTGGGCGTCGAGCCGGACCGGGTCTTCAAGACGCTGCTCGCCGACACGGACCTCGGGCTCGTGGTCGGCGTCGTGCCGGTCACCGGGATGCTCGACCTCAAGGCGCTCGCGGCATCCGTCGGCGCGAAGCGTGCGTCCATGGCGGACCCGGCCGTCGCGGAGCGCCGCACCGGCTACGTCGTCGGCGGCATCAGCCCGATCGGCCAGAAGACCCGGCACGTCACCGTGGTGGACGAGACGGCTCAGCTCTTCGACACCGTCTTCGTCTCGGGCGGAAAGCGGGGCTTCGACATCGAGCTCGCACCCGCCGACCTCCTCGCCGCGACGGGCGCCGCGTACGCGCCCATCGCCAAGTGA
- the glgX gene encoding glycogen debranching protein GlgX gives MTSTDPLRNLGVRVGPHGGELRVFSASADAMELCLFDAADPNWMVKAVPMTRDANGVWVGRSRSLTVGTRYALRVSGPNAPANSFDPEALLIDPYARGLVRVGSDGWRSVVVADGFDWGEARKPGTELDRTVIYEAHVKGISKLNPDIPEELRGSYAGLAHESTIRYLKELGVTAVELLPVHAFVSEQRLIQEGLTNYWGYNTLNFFTPHIPYASRAAQAAGPEAVLAEFKGMVKLLHLAGIEVILDVVYNHTAEEGMEGPRTSFRGIDNATYYRHDDTGAYIDVTGCGNTVDFGNPVPQRLVLDSLRYWANEMQIDGFRFDLAATLGRGTDASFHRDHPLLVAAQSDPALQGVKLIAEPWDVGLGGWQTGNFPGPTGDHAGWSEWNDRYRDRVRNFWLADIAEARRNGQAPVGIGGFATRLAGSSNTFSPDRGPLASVNFVTAHDGFTMADLTAYDVKHNLGNGEGNRDGTDNNRSFNHGVEGPTHDEGILLARAKAIRNLMGTLLLSAGVPMITAGDEYGRSQRGNNNAYCQDSELTWLSWLRTREQRELHETTKRLLQLRRENPALRPVRYAVSGQTTPNASHMDWYDATGQRMDDEDWNSPENRTLQYLAASTPVTEEFNRILLIVHGVEDDVEVSLPLAPGVTSYQLLWDSATEVPITEEPTEFAPGTTRLVGGTSMQLYRANGPRVEEPEATV, from the coding sequence ATGACCTCGACCGATCCCCTGCGCAACCTGGGCGTCCGTGTCGGGCCGCACGGGGGTGAGCTCCGGGTCTTCTCCGCCAGTGCCGATGCGATGGAGCTGTGCCTCTTCGACGCGGCCGACCCGAACTGGATGGTCAAGGCGGTCCCGATGACCCGGGATGCGAACGGCGTGTGGGTGGGCCGCTCGCGGTCGCTGACGGTCGGCACCCGCTACGCCTTGCGTGTGTCGGGCCCGAACGCGCCCGCGAACTCGTTCGACCCGGAGGCTCTGCTCATCGACCCGTACGCGCGCGGTCTCGTGCGTGTCGGCTCGGACGGCTGGCGCTCGGTCGTCGTCGCCGACGGCTTCGACTGGGGCGAGGCGCGCAAGCCCGGCACGGAGCTCGACCGGACCGTGATCTACGAGGCGCACGTCAAGGGCATCAGCAAGCTGAACCCCGACATCCCGGAGGAGCTGCGCGGCAGTTATGCCGGGCTGGCCCACGAGTCCACGATTCGCTACCTCAAGGAGCTGGGCGTCACCGCCGTCGAGCTGCTCCCGGTGCACGCGTTCGTGTCCGAGCAGCGTCTCATCCAGGAGGGGCTCACCAACTACTGGGGCTACAACACCCTCAACTTCTTCACCCCGCACATCCCCTACGCCTCGCGCGCCGCGCAGGCCGCCGGGCCCGAGGCGGTGCTCGCCGAGTTCAAGGGCATGGTGAAGCTGCTGCACCTCGCGGGGATCGAGGTGATCCTCGACGTCGTCTACAACCACACGGCCGAGGAGGGCATGGAGGGTCCGCGCACCAGCTTCCGCGGCATCGACAACGCGACCTACTACCGGCACGACGACACCGGGGCGTACATCGACGTGACCGGATGCGGCAACACCGTCGACTTCGGGAACCCGGTCCCCCAGCGGCTCGTGCTCGACTCGCTGCGCTACTGGGCGAACGAGATGCAGATCGACGGGTTCCGGTTCGACCTCGCCGCGACGCTGGGCCGCGGGACCGACGCCTCGTTCCACCGCGACCATCCCCTGCTCGTCGCCGCGCAGTCGGACCCGGCGCTGCAGGGCGTCAAGCTGATCGCCGAGCCGTGGGATGTGGGGCTCGGCGGCTGGCAGACCGGCAACTTCCCGGGCCCGACCGGCGACCACGCCGGATGGTCCGAATGGAACGACCGCTACCGCGACCGCGTCCGCAACTTCTGGCTGGCCGACATCGCCGAGGCGCGCCGCAACGGGCAGGCGCCGGTCGGCATCGGCGGATTCGCGACCCGGCTCGCCGGGTCGTCGAACACGTTCTCGCCGGACCGCGGCCCGCTCGCCTCCGTCAACTTCGTGACCGCGCACGACGGCTTCACGATGGCCGACCTCACCGCCTACGACGTCAAGCACAACCTCGGCAACGGGGAAGGCAACCGGGACGGCACCGACAACAACCGGTCCTTCAACCACGGGGTGGAGGGTCCGACGCACGACGAGGGCATCCTGCTGGCGCGCGCCAAGGCCATCCGGAACCTGATGGGGACCCTGCTGCTCTCGGCCGGTGTGCCGATGATCACCGCAGGCGACGAGTACGGGCGCAGCCAGCGCGGCAACAACAACGCCTACTGCCAGGACAGCGAGCTGACCTGGCTGAGCTGGCTGCGCACGCGGGAGCAGCGGGAGTTGCACGAGACCACGAAGCGGCTGCTGCAGCTGCGACGCGAGAACCCGGCCCTGCGCCCCGTCCGCTACGCGGTCTCCGGCCAGACCACGCCGAACGCCAGCCACATGGACTGGTACGACGCCACCGGTCAGCGGATGGACGACGAGGACTGGAACTCGCCCGAGAACCGCACCCTGCAGTACCTCGCGGCGTCGACCCCGGTCACCGAGGAGTTCAACCGCATCCTGCTCATCGTGCACGGCGTGGAGGACGACGTGGAGGTGTCGCTGCCCCTGGCGCCCGGCGTCACCTCGTATCAGCTGCTGTGGGATTCGGCCACCGAGGTCCCGATCACGGAGGAGCCGACCGAGTTCGCCCCCGGCACCACACGGCTGGTCGGCGGCACGTCGATGCAGCTCTACCGGGCGAACGGCCCGCGGGTGGAGGAGCCGGAGGCGACGGTCTGA